From the Lathyrus oleraceus cultivar Zhongwan6 chromosome 4, CAAS_Psat_ZW6_1.0, whole genome shotgun sequence genome, one window contains:
- the LOC127075065 gene encoding cytosolic sulfotransferase 12, which translates to MNTMENSNDENTILSEFLQQHDIGQECKELLPTLPLEKGWVATHVYQYQGFWFYPKIIQGVLSCQKHFQALDTDIVLITIPKSGTTWLKALMFALINRNKYPNIHSDHPLLTKNPHDLVPFWEIGLYSDKDLLPDLQTISPPRLFSTHLSYESLPKSVKDSSCKVVYLCRDPKDTFVSLWHFLNKIRPKNRETFPLEEVFESFCRGVTPFGPFWEHVLGYWKKSLESPKKVMFLKYEEIKMRPNFYLKEIAKFLECPFSKEEESKGVDDDILNLCSFENLSNLEVNKIGTVSFKVENKTFFRRGQVGDWKNILTTDMIEHINTITELFFSKHGLKF; encoded by the coding sequence ATGAATACCATGGAAAATTCAAATGATGAAAACACAATTCTTTCAGAATTCTTACAACAACATGACATAGGCCAAGAATGCAAGGAGTTACTACCCACATTGCCATTAGAAAAAGGTTGGGTTGCAACTCATGTATATCAATATCAAGGATTTTGGTTTTATCCAAAGATTATTCAAGGTGTTTTATCTTGTCAAAAACACTTTCAAGCCCTTGATACTGATATCGTTTTAATCACTATTCCTAAATCAGGTACAACTTGGCTCAaagcattgatgtttgccttgATAAACCGCAACAAATATCCAAATATTCATAGCGATCATCCTTTGCTCACTAAAAATCCTCATGATCTTGTTCCCTTTTGGGAGATTGGCCTTTATTCCGACAAAGATTTACTCCCTGATCTCCAAACAATATCTCCTCCAAGACTTTTCTCGACTCATCTATCTTATGAATCATTGCCAAAATCTGTGAAAGACTCGAGTTGCAAGGTTGTCTATCTATGCAGAGATCCTAAAGACACTTTTGTTTCATTGTGGCATTTCTTAAACAAGATAAGACCAAAAAATAGGGAAACATTTCCATTAGAAGAAGTTTTTGAGAGCTTTTGTAGAGGAGTAACTCCTTTTGGACCTTTTTGGGAGCATGTATTAGGATATTGGAAGAAAAGCTTGGAAAGTCCAAAGAAGGTTATGTTTTTGAAATATGAAGAAATAAAAATGAGaccaaatttttatttaaaaGAGATTGCTAAGTTTTTGGAGTGTCCATTCTCTAAAGAAGAAGAATCTAAAGGTGTGGATGATGATATATTAAATTTGTGTAGTTTTGAGAACTTGAGTAACTTGGAAGTCAATAAAATTGGAACAGTGTCTTTTAAAGTTGAAAACAAAACTTTTTTCCGTCGTGGTCAAGTTGGAGATTGGAAAAATATTCTTACAACAGACATGATTGAGCATATAAACACTATCACAGAATTGTTTTTTTCTAAACATGGATTGAAGTTTTAG